Proteins encoded in a region of the Leopardus geoffroyi isolate Oge1 chromosome E2, O.geoffroyi_Oge1_pat1.0, whole genome shotgun sequence genome:
- the KIAA0895L gene encoding uncharacterized protein KIAA0895-like homolog isoform X1 produces the protein MVLDSGAQVYEQAPPSPPASPSSLRHRLKPSDRDGTLLYPWPRSLALPLALSIPSALRPQPELQPFSELHLGHRGHMRRSESTYTVNSTGRRGGGTQGRAPPGRGRDPGGGTLRSAASLPHIAKSRKDAGRGASKSPCMLVALRPTNMDRERDKFFQSHYTYNPQFEYQEPMPTAVLEKYCEASGQFIHQAVGIIEAVLEKFGTYEHFEAATGGQLLTKCQIWSIVRKYMQKEGCVGEVVVQLSEDLLSQAVMMVENSRPTLAINLTGARQYWLEGMLRHEIGTHYLRGVNNARQPWHSAEGRLQYGLRPANPTEEGLASLHSVLFRKQPFLWRAALLYYTIHRASRMSFRQLFQDLARYVQDADVRWEYCVRAKRGQTDTSLPGCFSKDQVYLDGIVRILRHRQTIDFPLLTSLGKVSYEDVDHLRPHGVLDNTRVPHFMQDLARYRQQLEHIMATNRLDEAELGRLLPD, from the exons ATGGTGCTGGACTCAGGGGCTCAGGTGTATGAGCAGGCACCCCCCAGCCCACCAGCCAGTCCCTCGTCCTTGCGCCATAGGCTGAAGCCCTCAGACCGAGATGGGACACTGCTGTACCCCTGGCCTCGGTCCCTGGCCTTGCCCCTGGCTCTGTCAATCCCCTCAGCCCTGCGGCCCCAGCCTGAGCTGCAGCCCTTCTCAGAGCTGCACTTGGGCCACCGTGGCCACATGCGTCGCAGTGAGAGCACCTATACTGTAAATAGTACTGGCCGGCGGGGGGGTGGCACCCAGGGTCGGGCCCCACCTGGACGGGGACGGGACCCAGGTGGGGGCACCCTGAGGTCTGCAGCCTCTCTTCCTCATATTGCTAAGAGTCGAAAGGATGCAGGCCGTGGTGCCAGCAAGAGCCCTTGCATGTTGGTGGCTTTGCGGCCAACTAACATGGACCGTGAGCGGGACAAGTTCTTCCAGTCCCACTATACCTACAACCCACAGTTCGAATACCAGGAGCCCATGCCCACGGCTGTGCTGGAGAAGTACTGTGAGGCTTCTGGACAGTTCATCCATCAG GCAGTAGGCATCATTGAGGCTGTCCTGGAGAAATTTGGTACCTATGAACACTTTGAAGCTGCAACTGGGGGCCAGCTGCTGACCAAGTGCCAGATCTGGTCTATTGTGCGCAAATACATGCAGAAGGAGGGCTGCGTTGGGGAG GTTGTTGTGCAGCTGAGTGAGGACCTGCTGTCCCAGGCAGTGATGATGGTGGAGAACAGCCGACCAACATTGGCCATCAACCTGACTGGAGCCCGCCAGTATTGGTTGGAGGGCATGCTGCGGCACGAGATAG GCACTCACTACCTGCGGGGAGTGAACAACGCCCGGCAGCCGTGGCACAGCGCCGAGGGCCGGCTGCAGTACGGTCTGCGGCCAGCGAACCCCACGGAGGAGGGCTTGGCCAGCCTGCACAGCGTGCTGTTCCGCAAGCAGCCATTTCTGTGGCGTGCCGCACTGCTCTACTACACCATCCACCGCGCCTCGCGCATGTCCTTCCGCCAGCTCTTCCAGGACCTGGCGCGCTACGTACAGGATGCTGACGTGCGCTGGGAGTACTGTGTGCGCGCCAAGCGCGGGCAGACTGACACCTCGCTGCCGG GCTGCTTCAGCAAGGATCAGGTGTACCTGGATGGCATCGTGCGCATTCTCCGGCACCGCCAGACCATCGATTTCCCACTGCTGACTTCACTGGGCAAG GTGTCCTATGAGGACGTAGACCATCTGCGGCCCCATGGGGTGCTGGACAATACCCGGGTGCCCCACTTCATGCAGGACTTGGCACGCTACCGGCAGCAGCTGGAGCACATCATGGCCACCAACCGGCTGGATGAAGCAGAACTGGGCCGCCTGCTGCCTGACTGA
- the KIAA0895L gene encoding uncharacterized protein KIAA0895-like homolog isoform X2 — protein MPTAVLEKYCEASGQFIHQAVGIIEAVLEKFGTYEHFEAATGGQLLTKCQIWSIVRKYMQKEGCVGEVVVQLSEDLLSQAVMMVENSRPTLAINLTGARQYWLEGMLRHEIGTHYLRGVNNARQPWHSAEGRLQYGLRPANPTEEGLASLHSVLFRKQPFLWRAALLYYTIHRASRMSFRQLFQDLARYVQDADVRWEYCVRAKRGQTDTSLPGCFSKDQVYLDGIVRILRHRQTIDFPLLTSLGKVSYEDVDHLRPHGVLDNTRVPHFMQDLARYRQQLEHIMATNRLDEAELGRLLPD, from the exons ATGCCCACGGCTGTGCTGGAGAAGTACTGTGAGGCTTCTGGACAGTTCATCCATCAG GCAGTAGGCATCATTGAGGCTGTCCTGGAGAAATTTGGTACCTATGAACACTTTGAAGCTGCAACTGGGGGCCAGCTGCTGACCAAGTGCCAGATCTGGTCTATTGTGCGCAAATACATGCAGAAGGAGGGCTGCGTTGGGGAG GTTGTTGTGCAGCTGAGTGAGGACCTGCTGTCCCAGGCAGTGATGATGGTGGAGAACAGCCGACCAACATTGGCCATCAACCTGACTGGAGCCCGCCAGTATTGGTTGGAGGGCATGCTGCGGCACGAGATAG GCACTCACTACCTGCGGGGAGTGAACAACGCCCGGCAGCCGTGGCACAGCGCCGAGGGCCGGCTGCAGTACGGTCTGCGGCCAGCGAACCCCACGGAGGAGGGCTTGGCCAGCCTGCACAGCGTGCTGTTCCGCAAGCAGCCATTTCTGTGGCGTGCCGCACTGCTCTACTACACCATCCACCGCGCCTCGCGCATGTCCTTCCGCCAGCTCTTCCAGGACCTGGCGCGCTACGTACAGGATGCTGACGTGCGCTGGGAGTACTGTGTGCGCGCCAAGCGCGGGCAGACTGACACCTCGCTGCCGG GCTGCTTCAGCAAGGATCAGGTGTACCTGGATGGCATCGTGCGCATTCTCCGGCACCGCCAGACCATCGATTTCCCACTGCTGACTTCACTGGGCAAG GTGTCCTATGAGGACGTAGACCATCTGCGGCCCCATGGGGTGCTGGACAATACCCGGGTGCCCCACTTCATGCAGGACTTGGCACGCTACCGGCAGCAGCTGGAGCACATCATGGCCACCAACCGGCTGGATGAAGCAGAACTGGGCCGCCTGCTGCCTGACTGA
- the KIAA0895L gene encoding uncharacterized protein KIAA0895-like homolog isoform X3, with product MVLDSGAQVYEQAPPSPPASPSSLRHRLKPSDRDGTLLYPWPRSLALPLALSIPSALRPQPELQPFSELHLGHRGHMRRSESTYTVNSTGRRGGGTQGRAPPGRGRDPGGGTLRSAASLPHIAKSRKDAGRGASKSPCMLVALRPTNMDRERDKFFQSHYTYNPQFEYQEPMPTAVLEKYCEASGQFIHQAVGIIEAVLEKFGTYEHFEAATGGQLLTKCQIWSIVRKYMQKEGCVGEVVVQLSEDLLSQAVMMVENSRPTLAINLTGARQYWLEGMLRHEIGTHYLRGVNNARQPWHSAEGRLQYGLRPANPTEEGLASLHSVLFRKQPFLWRAALLYYTIHRASRMSFRQLFQDLARYVQDADVRWEYCVRAKRGQTDTSLPARIRCTWMASCAFSGTARPSISHC from the exons ATGGTGCTGGACTCAGGGGCTCAGGTGTATGAGCAGGCACCCCCCAGCCCACCAGCCAGTCCCTCGTCCTTGCGCCATAGGCTGAAGCCCTCAGACCGAGATGGGACACTGCTGTACCCCTGGCCTCGGTCCCTGGCCTTGCCCCTGGCTCTGTCAATCCCCTCAGCCCTGCGGCCCCAGCCTGAGCTGCAGCCCTTCTCAGAGCTGCACTTGGGCCACCGTGGCCACATGCGTCGCAGTGAGAGCACCTATACTGTAAATAGTACTGGCCGGCGGGGGGGTGGCACCCAGGGTCGGGCCCCACCTGGACGGGGACGGGACCCAGGTGGGGGCACCCTGAGGTCTGCAGCCTCTCTTCCTCATATTGCTAAGAGTCGAAAGGATGCAGGCCGTGGTGCCAGCAAGAGCCCTTGCATGTTGGTGGCTTTGCGGCCAACTAACATGGACCGTGAGCGGGACAAGTTCTTCCAGTCCCACTATACCTACAACCCACAGTTCGAATACCAGGAGCCCATGCCCACGGCTGTGCTGGAGAAGTACTGTGAGGCTTCTGGACAGTTCATCCATCAG GCAGTAGGCATCATTGAGGCTGTCCTGGAGAAATTTGGTACCTATGAACACTTTGAAGCTGCAACTGGGGGCCAGCTGCTGACCAAGTGCCAGATCTGGTCTATTGTGCGCAAATACATGCAGAAGGAGGGCTGCGTTGGGGAG GTTGTTGTGCAGCTGAGTGAGGACCTGCTGTCCCAGGCAGTGATGATGGTGGAGAACAGCCGACCAACATTGGCCATCAACCTGACTGGAGCCCGCCAGTATTGGTTGGAGGGCATGCTGCGGCACGAGATAG GCACTCACTACCTGCGGGGAGTGAACAACGCCCGGCAGCCGTGGCACAGCGCCGAGGGCCGGCTGCAGTACGGTCTGCGGCCAGCGAACCCCACGGAGGAGGGCTTGGCCAGCCTGCACAGCGTGCTGTTCCGCAAGCAGCCATTTCTGTGGCGTGCCGCACTGCTCTACTACACCATCCACCGCGCCTCGCGCATGTCCTTCCGCCAGCTCTTCCAGGACCTGGCGCGCTACGTACAGGATGCTGACGTGCGCTGGGAGTACTGTGTGCGCGCCAAGCGCGGGCAGACTGACACCTCGCTGCCGG CAAGGATCAGGTGTACCTGGATGGCATCGTGCGCATTCTCCGGCACCGCCAGACCATCGATTTCCCACTGCTGA